A portion of the Chaetodon trifascialis isolate fChaTrf1 chromosome 7, fChaTrf1.hap1, whole genome shotgun sequence genome contains these proteins:
- the tmem176l.4 gene encoding transmembrane protein 176l.4, with protein MSVAMSKADGVTVLSMTSDPQSACPPFCQILKGLCYSPVCCSVSQHLGSVQKTSQSDFGALHIMIGLLNIGLGAILSGHYGFSSWELNYSKFPFWIGAIFILFGIMNILSEKYPSPCLVILNVILNLAGVAFAIAAIVLYSINIAQMKWRMWWMCRPNYYISRYTTSSPRRDIVTERCKEGKALIMMLLQSVNAVLIVLSVLELCIVISYVVLGIKALRSSMKREVKSTDDPEH; from the exons ATGTCTGTGGCCATGTCAAAGGCTGATGGGGTCACTGTGCTCTctatgacctctgacccccagAGTGCTTGTCCTCCATTTTGTCAAATCCTCAAAGGCCTTTGCTACAGCCCTGTGTGCTGCTCCGTGTCCCAGCACCTGGGGAGTGTCCAGAAAACTTCTCAGTCAGACTTCGGG GCTCTGCATATTATGATCGGGTTGCTCAACATCGGCCTTGGAGCGATCCTCAGCGGACATTATGGTTTCTCTTCGTGGGAACTGAATTATTCCAAGTTTCCTTTTTGGATCGGAGCAATT TTTATCTTGTTTGGCATCATGAACATCTTGTCTGAGAAATACCCCAGTCCATGTCTG GTCATCCTCAATGTGATTCTGAATCTGGCAGGAGTTGCCTTTGCCATTGCAGCCATCGTACTCTACAGCATTAATATAGCACAAATGAAGTGGAGGATGTGGTGGATGTGTCGACCTAATTATTACATTTCACGATACACTACATCATCTCCTCGTCGGGACATTGTGACGGAGAGATGCAAGGAAGGCAAAGCATTGATTATG ATGCTTCTGCAGAGCGTCAATGCTGTGCTGATCGTCCTGTCGGTCCTGGAGCTCTGCATCGTCATCAGCTATGTCGTCCTGGGGATCAAGGCTCTGAGGAGCAGTATGAAGAGAGAAGTCAAG aGCACTGATGACCCAGAACACTAA
- the LOC139334399 gene encoding membrane-spanning 4-domains subfamily A member 3-like, producing the protein MSVTRTMVDGLNVFTVTSDPHSLCPPLCQILKGLCHTPACCSVSQALKRVQNASMSLLGALHFVVGLLTIGLACVVGSGGATWDGFGHSLFPLWIGGMFMLLGLLSILSEKCPTPCLVLANVILNVIGLPLAIISIVLYCISMAKIQLWWMCHLHEYPEQSTPAPSLDQQIMMDRCLRGEDLVLTFMIGMHALLIILTVLELCVIISCIVLGVKGLKGRETSENMSTQGPEPRRTLLEEGNTYPPA; encoded by the exons ATGTCTGTGACCAGGACAATGGTGGATGGGCTCAATGTGTtcacagtgacctctgacccccatAGCCTTTGTCCTCCGCTGTGTCAAATCCTCAAAGGCCTTTGCCACACCCCtgcatgctgctctgtgtctcaggCCCTGAAGCGGGTCCAGAATGCGTCTATGTCTCTACTGGGG gCTCTGCATTTTGTCGTTGGGTTGCTCACCATTGGCCTCGCATGCGTCGTTGGTAGTGGCGGCGCCACTTGGGACGGATTTGGACACAGCTTGTTTCCCCTTTGGATCGGAGGAATG tttATGTTACTTGGTCTCCTGAGCATCTTGTCTGAGAAGTGCCCCACTCCATGTCTG GTCCTCGCCAATGTGATTCTGAATGTTATAGGACTTCCTCTGGCCATTATATCCATCGTACTCTACTGCATCAGTATGGCAAAAATACAGCTGTGGTGGATGTGCCATTTACATGAATATCCAGAACAAAGTACGCCAGCTCCATCTCTTGATCAGCAGATCATGATGGATAGATGTTTGCGGGGCGAAGACCTGGTTCTG ACGTTCATGATAGGCATGCACGCTTTGCTGATTATCCTCACTGTCCTGGAGCTCTGCGTCATCATCAGCTGCATCGTGTTGGGGGTCAAAGGCCTGAAGGGTCGTGAGACCAGTGAAAACATG aGCACTCAAGGCCCAGAACCCCGCAGAACACTGCTGGAGGAAGGCAACACTTACCCCCCAGCCTAA